Genomic segment of Mercurialis annua linkage group LG6, ddMerAnnu1.2, whole genome shotgun sequence:
TATTGCTTGCTTAGTATTAGCTACCTTAAGCATGTTTAAAGTTCAATTGATACACTgagaggtggttgattagattgactaataggattgaaaacctagattttagagcgccacgagagtgggtttgaaCCTAGGTGGCTCTAGAGTGGATTGATTAATCGTTAGTTAATGATTTGGTTTTGCCTTGTAACACGAAAGTGAGCTTGGTGATGATTAGAAGATTAGTTAGCGGTTTTAGcattccttgaggctcgagagagcgggaatgacgTTTTAGACCTCACTCGGCCCTTTGTGACTTCCACTTTGACCAGCCATGAAATGCATAACCTAGGTGGGATTGCTAATCCCTTGACGTTTcccttttattgatttaaaatctTGTTAGCGtttctttatttgttaattgcaaTTTCGTGCTTCGTAGAATTCTTAATTAGTAATTGGATACTTGAAACTTCAACCATTTTTGtttcgctaaacgaattgaatcataactaaaattcattctcatcaattgctcctaattcactccttgtgggttcgatctcgtatttaccgagtattacgagttgggtttattctcaacaTAAGGGAGAGAAATGTAGTTTATTTCCAAGTCTATTTTCAATTCATACACGgcaattttctttcttttttttgtgaaaagctaaaattttcattaataataacgaaaattacataaatgaaCGATTTttcaacaaattgaaaaaattgttcTAAGATAATGATATACAGTCGTAAATACAGTCATCGATAAGGGCTTTTCAAACCACCAAATGGGTCACCCAATACATTTGTGATTCCAATATTGAATTACAATTTTGAAACCGCTCTATCCTTACAACTTCAAGCTCTTCAAGTCCCATCTTCAATCATGAACCAAAAATTAGAtctaataaaaaacaaaacacaacATCAAAAAACATCTCCCAAATTTTAGATCTACAAGAATATAGATCTAAAACTTCGAAAAAAGTGATAGAATATTGAGCAATCTAAGACTTCGGATCAAACAGTTGCGAGAGACCTTCAAAATTTATTCAACCAACTAAAATCCAAACAAACaccttaaataaaatttattgaaaaaaaaagatagatcTATAAATAATAGTGctatgggcggagagaagatgattttccggttaaccggaaaaatcatcttctcccacccttgagaagatgaagaaagaaaaaactcttttaattgtttttagagAGAAGAAATTTTCAAGCAACATAATCATCAAGCAACAGTGGGAATTTTTCTCGTCAAGCCTTTATCATCCGACTCGATAATGCCATAATGGTGGAACAATTGCTTGAACGTTTGCCTCTGAACAGAGGTATGCATTAATCATTATTTCATATCCTTTCTAATTATTAAGTTCCAACCCtagtcatttttttataaaaactattCATTAAACTGTTTTGTCATCATAGATTTCCAATTCTAAATCATCTTCACCAACAATGTTGCAAAACTTGCCGTCATTTTTTTTAGTACCCGCTATAATCAACTTTTTGTGGCCGCAGTTAGATTTTCTTTTCAATACCACTATCATATTTAAAAGCTTAGTTAATCGTAATTGTTTCCTTCATATTattcttataaaagtttaattttggtattaaaattttaattttatttagggtCAGATTTAACTATTTcgtataaattttatttctttcaaaattagtttttgataattgattaaatttagttttattcaACTGCTCTTTATTTCTATTTTGGCGTGATTATATATCACATTCTTGGCGCTTTCTCTTTAGAACATCTTATATggtattctttatttttaagagcatttttaaaagaattttcaataataaaaagtaaaatttaattttatctaatactttataaatttaatgataagatagtgtttatagatttaaaataaataattgaaaaagaagTTTATTTAAATAAAGAATTGCTTTAACAGTTTAAATTTGCAAAGttaattggaatttttttgttttatttttaaaataaaagtttcatTGAAgtattgttttatattataatatcgtaataattttttttaaatttataaagacTCCATGGTAGATGCTTTTAAAGGGTAaagttttatatttaattttggatgAAATATGAAGCTATTCAACACCGAAGACGGGTACATCAAATccggtgttttaaaaaccggaccggaccggccggtcagACCGGTTGAACCGCAAACCGGTCAGTGATCCGGTCTGAAAAGGCaaaaaaccggatcttttggTTGAACCGAATTGGACCGggttgaaccggattggaccggtatgaaccggtaaaaaaccggatgttgaaccggattggaccggtaaaaaaccggtcaaacgaaattttttacaaatttttttaaatttattaaaccggcTGAACAGGTCattgaaccggttaaaccggttgaaccggaaaccggtggcctcaccggttcggccaccggttcggtttttaaaacactgatcaAATCATCACATgcttatttaatttgattaatttgtttttatttatttatttcactttttttacgtgtcataattttatttcatcaCATTTATTATAAGGTTGgtaattgtattatttttatctactcaaaaagaaaatattatataGAATGTTTTAATAAGTGATTCAGATTTTATAGAAATaacacaaaatatatatattgaaggTTGTTTCTAtggttatttttttgtaatttactttatttatttctctattgaaaaaaattggtACAATTCTTAtaataatgataaataaataaattaaaatacattttaCAAACAAAATAACCATAGACTTATATTTAATGGCTAATTATTTtggttaatgtttggcttcttTAATTATGGCAAAGTTATCGAAATTTTAGGCGCATATGGAGAGGTTGTTACTACAAAGttttttcatctttaaaaaaataatctgATGAGAGAGCTGAAGTGACAAtcagttttagtttaatttttcggTAACtactatatttatatatttgggtGGTTCACTTGGTGGTCAAAAAGCCCTATTAGATAACTGTTTTGCAGTATCATCATTTGACTCTGGTATGACTCGCTCATTGTGATGAGGAGTTTTATCTTGAGAGAATTAGCTAATTACCTAAATTAGGAAAATATTAGCATTTGCTAACCCTAAAATTCTAACTTGATTTACATACTCCAAGCGTGTCaccaattatatttttactctgcCGCTTTATTTTTTGACTCCACTTATACCTTATATATTTTATTCacagtttcttcttcttcttcttcttcttcttcttcttcttcttcttcttcttcttcttcttcttcttcttcttcttcttcttcagctcatttaaagagaaaaaaacaacaacaaatcaacaattaaattcaaaatcttcagctcataacaattcaacaaattgatttctctaattctatcattacttttaaaaatttattgtgactTTCAAATTTAACTtcgatccgctcgaatttttaattcgtaatcaaatAGCTTCAAATTTCACTTCGAATTCAAATCTAACAATcataactttctccaaaaacaaaaaaaactgtaaattaataatttatttgttctcattaaaaatctattaaaaacggtTTTAAATACGGTTTCAATTGCAGTtccaaaccgtttacaaaggtttcaaacagtctaatatagtttctaaaaaacgctttcaaacagtctaaaaataatagtttcaaacagtctcaaaaaaaattcaaaccgtttataaaggtttcgaacagtataaaacagtttcaaaccgtttacaaaggtctcaaaTAGTCTAagcagtttttaaaaaatactttcaaatagtctaaaaaataacagtttcaaacagtataaaacaatttcaaatcgtttacataaaaaatagaagtttcaaaaaaaaaaaaacagtttcaaatcgtttacaaaggtctcaaaTAGTctaaacagtttctaaaaaacactttcaaacagtttaaaaaataacagtttcgaacagtataaaacagtttcaaaccgtttataaaggtttcgaacagtataaaacagtttccaAAAAACCGTTTTaaacgatttctaaaattaatttaaaacatttgaaaattaggtcaaaacatcattaatgaagaacattacgattttttcaaaaaaagttgtaaaaaattacagaaaacgatgctacaataattaaaacaacatagaaagaaagaagaagaaaaggaagaagaagaagaagaagaagaactttATCATCTATCACCCATTATATTAtctcttaaactctttttttttattcaaatttctgTCTTAGAGTTCATTTGTATACTgtggaaaatagaaaaaacagAAACGAAAAAgacgaagaaaaaaaagttgcagtgaaaataagaagaagaagaagaagaagaagaagaagaagaagaagaagaagaagaagaagaagaagaagaagaagaagaagaaggaaagagaagaaaaggagagagaaaaaagttgcaagaaaaaagaaaagaaaaaaagaaaaaagaaaagagaggaTGAAAGAGAAAAACGAGAGAAAAAAAGAggatagagaaaaaaaaagatatgcatgtgtttaaaaaaatgaaagtaaaaatgcaaataaattattttgctaattgagaGTACAACTAAACacaatagaaaaatagagtaaaaaagtaaattatagAAACTGAGGTATttagaacaaataaattaaaaaaaaaagaattttttgtgcaaattcctcatTTATCTTtatattgtaaatattttcatttcatttattaAAGTTTAGcctatgaataaaaatatatgactTGGACATGGAATAACTTCCATAAGCATGCATGCATATGCATAGGAAGTTATGAACGTAGTGTGAAACCATGCAACATGGATTAACAGTTACAACATGAAGATTTACAGCATAACGTGGGTATGGAAGTTTCAAGAGGTTGGAAGTTGTGTTTAAAAATCGGACTGGATCTGCCGGTTAAACCGCTAACCGACTAGCTATCCGGTAATGACCCCTTTGCACCGCTAACCGACTACTGCTTCCGTTCTCCTTCTTCGCCGTTACCATTCTGCCTCACCATAATTCAGTTGTTGCCCGCCGCCGATGTTTCATCTTCACCGTTGTTTTGTTGCATCTGCCGCCGTTGAGTCTTCGCCACCATTCCATTGTCTCCGTCGTGGCCTAGTCTTCACCATCGTGGAGAAGGGAGAAGAAACCGATCTATACTGATGAAAAAAAAACCAGAAGAAATCGTAGAAAacaaaagaatataaaaattaggTATAAGAAAGAAAATTAAACTGGTGCTCAATGTAAAGATTTAAAACcgatggtataaaagtaaatgtttcataaaaaaacagtaaaacttataaaaagccctaaatttaatttttttccatttagcccgcatgttttatattattttgggttaatgtcaaaaaaaattacgaactttatacgtttttttcattttaatcctgcagtttaatttttttcattttcatgcacgaactaccactttttctcaaattcatgtacTGTGGTGAGGTGAcattcattcattggtgtaaaataacCTCCACTCAGCGAATTACTTCAATGTAGCTGTGACACTtcaacaccgtgcatgaatttgaaaaaaaaatggtagttcgtgcatgaaaataaaaaaatataaactgcataattaaaatgagaaaacgtgtaaaatcggtaaatttttatgatattaactttattatttttgtcatttttttatcaagCGTAGAGGTTTATTtgaatcatttaaaaatattgagggTCCAAGTCATCAAGAACAAATTATAAAGAATTATATGTTCTTTCTAAATTACCTGAATGaaatttttgtacttttatccTTGATCATTTcggtttcttttttttttttaacccaaaaaaaccaaaaatatatattaaaagagaTGTACTGTGCTGAAACGACAATAGAGAAGGCATGGTATGTTCGAAATAATACGTGGTCAAATACAATGCTAAAGGTTTCAATACTCAGAAAAAATACCACATGGAAAAATCTATAATACATATGCAAGCACATGCTAATGTTGGTTACATTTTAAGATTATTTTATCTGTTTACAATGCCAAAACAAACATTACTATTCGTTTCAATGTGCAATATACAACaagtttagaaaaattaatattatatgaaaaattCTTAATCCTTTTATAGACTCCTCTTATAAGAATTAAATTATCTTTAAATGTTTTTTGAAATacattcaaacttttcaaaaattgtaaATGTATCccaattatttgataaatttatttaaaatctaTCAAATTTTCTCATTACACAAACGCTACACCAAAAATTAGTGAAGTTTACTCACTCGTATATACATATCAAGAACTAAGAATCAATATACTTCACTCATATGATAGTGGTCCGCCATGAAATTTCTCATTATATAAGAGGCCAAGAATTCAAATTTTGTTTGGTGGAATTTGCAATATTTGTACTAGTATCCTATGCAAACCCTGAGGCTTCGAGAAAAAGGGGGCATGATCCGAACCTTTCAGCAGAAAAACTTGTTGTGGAGGATTAGAATTGATGATGGCCTCTTGTAGAGGGAGAGGAATCGCAAAATCTTGCTGAGTTTTGACATAAAAACGTGGGATTGATCCGTACTTCTTCTTCGAAAGACTCAGTTTCTCGAGAATTGGTGCAACCGGGAATGCTCTCATTGATACTCTCGCTAATGCTATGTCCTATGCAtacataataaacaaataatcacAATTTATAAGTAGCTTCGTTATCACAAAAATGGTCTCTATAGACATGAAAATGTTTAGAAATACCTTGGGAGAAGTTTGATTAAACAATAAATCCTTCAAAAATGGCTTGTCAAGAGAAATTGCAGTTGGAGGGTAATTTTTTCCATTGCCGTATATAAATAATTGAGCTTGTCGCATTAGATCAGTAGAATCTGTCTGAAATACCAAAAGAAAATGCATATCAATTCAGGCAAATTAAAGAACAATTTCATAGTAATTCTTTCAAGGTTTAATGTCATGCAAATATTAGTAGTTTATGAATCATGTCAAATCTAATCAACATTTTTAAGATCGTTTCATTTAGTCCAATTTCGAATTTGATTTATggccattttttaaaataattctaaattttGCCGTATGACAGCCATGTCATAACTGAGTTAACATATTATATACAAATGCTTGATATGTCATCTAAATATCCAATTGAACTATTATTCACTTAAAAATCGATtgctcacttttatttttaagttaaagaTCGCAAATAATAATAGATGACATGtcagaatttataattaaaatatgttgAATCAGCATTAACATGGTTTACATGTGGCAAAtggttataatttatttttttccagaaaatggCTATAATTGACCCAATAAATAttgctataattgacacaacaAATAGAAAATAGAGCTAAATAAgatgattttaaaagtattgGTTAGAATTAACCCTATATgtaaaatatgaatattttccAGACATAAAGTCTTCTTTTAATGAGCCTAAAATTGTTACCTGTAACTGGGACAATACATCAAAGACACTTTGACCATTGGACAGCATTGGTGCAGCTATGAAAATTGATTTAGCAATTTTAGATGGAAATAACTCCATCACATGTGATATACAAGCACCACCAATATCATGTCCTACCAGTATCACCTGCATTTCATCACAATAATCttcatttgtttattattaatctaaattaaaatatcaccTTTTACTAGCTAAGATATAATTGTTttagtaattatttaatttttttatttagtctaAATTTATATGTCCAATATTCACAGTATCTATTaatttcacaattttaaaatactaatagtCATACGAAAAAGTTTCATGTGACTAGAGTTGCGAATCTATTTTAACCCGAactaaaatttaagtttttttgaaaacgaaccgaatttattttataaatttggaatatcaaattgatttgtttttttttctttttgcgaTTTGACTTGCATCAattgaactaattttttttttacattcaaaaccaaaccaaaaaatcaaaagtttttcCTAATTTCAAACCATATGAAACCAAATTTATCAGTTCGATTCAATTATTAGATTTGATTCGATTTTTGCACACCCTACATATGACCAAATTTAGACAAAAAAACACCCTAAAGCTCCAAAATTAGAATTTACTAATAAATTGAAGTGACAAACCTTGTGTCCTTGTTTGAGATTGTGAATGAAATCAATGAGAGGCTGTGTGTATTGGGATAGAGAAGTGATGGTGTTGGAATCAGAAGAATGAGTGCCTGATGCTGCTAAGTCAATTGCATCAACTTTAACCCCACTTTCCTCCAGAAGTGCAATCACTTTATACCAACACCAAGCTCCAAATCCACCTCCATGTACTAGGATTACATGTTTGGTCTCAACATCATCAATCTTTGTATCCTAAAATACGTATAAAATTAGCGtaagtttacaaatgtacgaTACAAATTCGAATTGTATGAAACGAATAACCAATAAAAGCGCACATGAACTAGAGTTTGATAGAGAAACCAAAACAAGACTTACAAGTTTAGTTGGTCGATCAACAAGAGAAGGTTGCCTAGAACTAGAACTTTTAGTAAAACCAGGTTGTTTGGATGATTGTTGAGAAGGATAAACCGCAGAGTTTGATCTTGGAAACGGAAGAGTACCATTTCTTTGATGATGTCGAAAAAGCATGGCTGCTGCTATAGCTTGTTCTGCTAATTCATTATCGAGTTCGAATTCTTTGCTATTGCTCTCTTTCTTGGAAGTAGAAGGTAAGTTGTTGAAGCTATCTCTGTCAGTTGAACATGGTAAAGAGAGACGCGGAGGCTCTGGTGGATGTGTAAACGCTTTCTTCCTCGCTTTATTCTTTTTTGGGGAGAGACAAGCTAATGAATTCCCCATTTTAGTTGAACTCAACCTTTTGCTTCTTGTAACTTATATAGATTAGACACCATTTACTTATCCAACTGTGCCATACCTTTTAAAAGATGGACATAATTGACCTGTTTTAAAAACTTTGAGGATATATTGGAGATAAATAGTTTAAAAGTGACTTATTTGTATCCTGGCCTACTTATCAAAGGCAAAGTTAGACCTGTTCTTCCCTTAAGCAAATGTGGAATAAGCTTTTGGCCTTTTTGAATGTAACTTGTGACAAAATGATGAGATGATAGGCCAAGATAGTGACTAGAAATAATTAGAATACTTTGAGATAAGGACATGTTAGAAAGTTTCAAATCTATCTCCAATTCTGTGTTCTGACTTTTTCTGCACTTTTGTTGGTCATAATATTTGGTCATTGGACTTTCTTTTAAAGTTCAAGTTTTTACAAACTTCTTGGTCTGCTGACCTAAGGGCAAGTTATACAAGGTTTAAATGTAATCAATCATCaatgaaattaatttctttttaatctcAATCATGAGTTAGCTATGCATTCATGATGCTGAGGTAACTGCAAACAATGAATTCTAAAGCAACCCATATACCCACAAGGCTAGCTTCTCAGCTAGAAGGGAAATGAAAATGTTGAAAcagaaaataactaaatttagaatttagaACTATGTTCGAATACAGAAACTAAATATTGAAATATAGATCTCGTATAACCAGGTGACCGGAGAATCAAATGAAAAAACAGCTATACAGTTTCCATAGATCAAACTTTATTTGGTAATAGTTACTCtgtcaaaaaaatacaaaaaattctATATTGCATGGTTTAGGAGAATGAGTATACAAAGTCTCACTGGTCACTATGCTAATGTTAAAATCCTGGCAGTGCTAAAACCAAATAAAATGAGACACCAGAGAAGATTTAGCTAGACTTTCAACACCACTTTAATAAATATCAGATTGTAAGCAAGCCCTGACTAGGAGACTCCTTATAAGACTGCAGTTGTGTCGACTCCGATTGTTTATGTGGTTCTGCTGACCACAATGTTAGGGGGTTCTAGATTATACCTTTCAGCTTAACTGAATTTTTAGATACCTGCggtgtttatattttgtttggGAGCAGCAGGGGCAGGAGAGATACCCCATTTCCTGCGGACTTCATCTAAATCTTCATGAAAGTGCTTTTCGTAATACACACACATAAGATCAGTGCACTGCATTCCAGCTCGGCCTGCCCATGGGAGGTAATGCTGCAAGAACAATCTTCTCTGCTTCTCATTAAACCTTGCTGTGCCGCCTACGACTGACATTATACACATTGGAAGATACATTTGCTCAAATTCTATCACCTTCAGTGCTGACTCCCCAATTAGATTGGTGGGCAGATCGAATAGGGTGTGCCAGAAATCATGCACTTCCCGAGCCCGCATGGCTACATATGCCAATTCATCTGTGTCCATGAAGCGCACTGGCGGACGGTCATCAGGAGAAAAGTTCCTTGATCCCATGAATCTAGCATATGCAGCACCAAACGTATTCGGTGGTAAATCCCACGCATGCCCTACATTAGCAGATATTACACGTGGTCTCTCCAAAAGTAATGCCTGCCATATAGATAGATTTAGTTGTTTTACTAATTGCAACATGAGTGTCATAAAGTTTTGCTTTCATAGATGCCTATAGCCAATCACATGTTTACTTCTTCAGAGAAAAAACGGTTTATAATTTTAGAAGCATTTCACACAGATTTCTCTTCCATATAATCCcatcatatattataaaaaacatCTGGATAATCAAAAAAGCATGCCAGTAAATTATCAATTCAAGTATTAAGGGAATTATCAAAACAAGGTATCCAGTCCAGCTATCTAGGTGCTTCATCAGACCAATCTTTCCTAGAGACGGCATGCAGTAGCCTGAAGTCTTCAATGATTGAAGACGGCCCATTGCTTATCACCCGTTCAAACGATCACTCAAAGAGATTCACATAGCATTGCAGTGTTCTAAAATCTAAACCGCTAGATACAATAATGCTCTAGAAAGGACGAGGAGTTTCTATTCACATCACCTCAAAAAGTTGCATAAAACTAATTTATTGATCGACGGAAACAAAGATCTAGAACAAATATGGATTTGCGGGAACGATTGGTAACATAAAGAAAATATAGCAATGAGAGGAATCAATATGCATGGGAAGAATACATATATACCATTGTATTTAGTGAAGTAATATCAATTGACAATACTGCTGCCGCTAAGATGTTTATGAAAATGTTGAGAAGTTCTTATTCGAACCCCAAGGCTGTTTCACAAGAATTAAAACACAAAAAGCCTTGTTCTCTATGTGAATTTCTtccaaaactaaactaaaacaTGATCTCATGGAAGGAACTTCCTAGATTAAACAAGAACAATTACGTAGACCGGATCCATACTTTAATACATGGACCCGACCAATCAAATGTTAGAAAAGCTTACATATTTCTTAATAACTTGTCATTTTCAAAGATTTGATTACTTGAGTCCTAGGTAAGAAATGAGGCTATTAACAGCAGAAATGTTGTGTTGTGCATCAATTATAACAAGATTCGATAAAGCGAAGAGAATGGAGAAAGAAACTAACTCTGCCTTCTGGGCATTTCTTCATTCTCTGAAGAACCCTTTCAAAAGCAGGTTTGCCGGTGGTTTCACCGAGAGCTGCAATTAAATCAGCTCTTCTCGGGTCTACCAATGCACCCACCGCTGAACCCAGCGCAACTGCTGCCTGTTGCCACCTGCTCAGCCTGATTCTTGCACCACCCTCTATCATTTCAACTTATCTAATcaacaaaaaataacaaacccCAAATTACAATTCACCTAAAGaaccaaagaaaaataaatttgtgaaTTACAAACATGAACAAGAATtaataggaaaaaaaatgatttaaaagatGAATGGTTACCTTACCTACAGAAAAACTAATTTGAAgattaaacaaaattacaagATAATGATGGATTTTTTTTCCCCAAAATGGAAGGAAAATTGTGCTGATTATGGCggtgaaaaattaaaaacatacaagaatataaggaaaaaaaagtatttttaatagaTAGTTAAAAAGTTAAAGTGATTCACGAACAATGGGTCAAATCCGACCCTCAACTTTGATCAATTAGTCAAATAGATCAGAATTCAGACATTTctaacaatttgagccaaacttgTAATTTTACAGCAAATAACTCTTACTTCTCTATCCCAATACACACAACCTCTCTTGACAATGAT
This window contains:
- the LOC126687305 gene encoding putative methylesterase 11, chloroplastic isoform X2, encoding MGNSLACLSPKKNKARKKAFTHPPEPPRLSLPCSTDRDSFNNLPSTSKKESNSKEFELDNELAEQAIAAAMLFRHHQRNGTLPFPRSNSAVYPSQQSSKQPGFTKSSSSRQPSLVDRPTKLDTKIDDVETKHVILVHGGGFGAWCWYKVIALLEESGVKVDAIDLAASGTHSSDSNTITSLSQYTQPLIDFIHNLKQGHKVILVGHDIGGACISHVMELFPSKIAKSIFIAAPMLSNGQSVFDVLSQLQTDSTDLMRQAQLFIYGNGKNYPPTAISLDKPFLKDLLFNQTSPKDIALARVSMRAFPVAPILEKLSLSKKKYGSIPRFYVKTQQDFAIPLPLQEAIINSNPPQQVFLLKV
- the LOC126687305 gene encoding putative methylesterase 11, chloroplastic isoform X1, which translates into the protein MGNSLACLSPKKNKARKKAFTHPPEPPRLSLPCSTDRDSFNNLPSTSKKESNSKEFELDNELAEQAIAAAMLFRHHQRNGTLPFPRSNSAVYPSQQSSKQPGFTKSSSSRQPSLVDRPTKLDTKIDDVETKHVILVHGGGFGAWCWYKVIALLEESGVKVDAIDLAASGTHSSDSNTITSLSQYTQPLIDFIHNLKQGHKVILVGHDIGGACISHVMELFPSKIAKSIFIAAPMLSNGQSVFDVLSQLQTDSTDLMRQAQLFIYGNGKNYPPTAISLDKPFLKDLLFNQTSPKDIALARVSMRAFPVAPILEKLSLSKKKYGSIPRFYVKTQQDFAIPLPLQEAIINSNPPQQVFLLKGSDHAPFFSKPQGLHRILVQILQIPPNKI
- the LOC126687307 gene encoding ubiquinone biosynthesis protein COQ4 homolog, mitochondrial-like; this encodes MIEGGARIRLSRWQQAAVALGSAVGALVDPRRADLIAALGETTGKPAFERVLQRMKKCPEGRALLLERPRVISANVGHAWDLPPNTFGAAYARFMGSRNFSPDDRPPVRFMDTDELAYVAMRAREVHDFWHTLFDLPTNLIGESALKVIEFEQMYLPMCIMSVVGGTARFNEKQRRLFLQHYLPWAGRAGMQCTDLMCVYYEKHFHEDLDEVRRKWGISPAPAAPKQNINTAGI